The genomic interval GCAGTGGTAGCTGTCGAACAGCAGGGGCCGGCCAGGCAGGCGGTGCATCGCGCCATGGGCGAATGGGCGCGACGATGTCTTGATTTCCATAGCCAGCAGGACCGCACGATGGGCGATTCCGCCCAGCGCCAGGATCGCGGAATCGGCTGCGAGGCCGGCGATCTCGTCACGCAAATAACGGTTGCAGCGCTTTACTTCGGCCGGCTCGGGTTTGTTCTGCGGCGGCAGGCACTTGACGGTATTCGTGATCCGGC from Burkholderiales bacterium carries:
- a CDS encoding uracil-DNA glycosylase; the encoded protein is RITNTVKCLPPQNKPEPAEVKRCNRYLRDEIAGLAADSAILALGGIAHRAVLLAMEIKTSSRPFAHGAMHRLPGRPLLFDSYHCSRYNTQTRRLTEFMFEAVFASIARYLRD